A portion of the Acidobacteriota bacterium genome contains these proteins:
- a CDS encoding peptidase S41 — MSHRPTCSAPSVRCSLCAGLLLGLTAALWAAVPAEPLLRFPDVRGDTVVFVCGEDIWSAPVAGGTATRLTIHDGEERHPKLSPDGTRIAFTGDYDGNADVYVMDVHGGGITRVTWHPGDDEVVGWHPTADKILFKSMRDSFNRFEKLFLVSPDGTGLEPLPLHEAAYGSYSPDGRQIAYNRISVETRTWKRYRGGLAPDVYIYDFASKQDRKITDFPGGDRMPMWHGGTIYYTADSDGVLNIYGYNVATGKTEQLTRHREHDVRRPSLGDGRIAYEVGGTVWLLDLASRQSRALPIAVRADAPETRPYLAGVADRLTHFDVSPSGARVLATARGHLFSLPRKDGATRLVAGASGARIREGVWSPDGRQIAYISDAGGEYNIYLAAVGGGADPVQLTRAKDGYRHTLRWSPDGKKIAFADQTLACYVLDVASGAVTRVDKADYEPMDVSLNVKPISDYAWSPDSAYLAYSKMEADLVSKVFVYSLQEKRSRCVSNGLFNDFGPVFSRDGKHLFFISNRRFDPTFCDFEWEMVYKQAAGIYCLTLSRDGAARFPLASDEETGAPAAPPTAPPAAAAVPPSVVIDFDGLAERIEAVPLPRGNYRQLTVGEGALYYLNAAAGDFNRFEYRGPEARSLYAFAFDTRKEHRLLEGVDDYRLSGDGKWIVCRKGTGLTALELKGPEPKAQELSLADLKLWIDPRAEWRQIFNESWRMERDFFYEPGMHGLDWPAMHARYRMLLERATCRQDVVYILGELIGELNASHTYVGGGAQQRKAEEIAVGLLGADYELDAASQRYRFRKICRVPDWTDEVQPPLAAVGVGVREGDYLLAVNGVDVRGDREVYAYFQDLAGKQVKILVNDKPDRVGAREYTVKPLASERTLRYLDWVKHNRRVVAEASGGRIGYLHLPDTYTASAREFPKYFYAQTQKDGIVVDGRFNGGGLDPDIFLQRLGKRAISYWTRRYSKDTATPAVWTQAHLVCLTNRQAGSGGDELPHEFQVEKMGPVIGTRSWGGLVGISMTIDLVDGGYLTAPDYRIYDRDGNWVVENVGVTPDIEVDLDPAEMARGYDAQLMKGVEVLLKKIEAEPRTWPKHPPYPRQKF; from the coding sequence ATGAGCCACCGCCCCACCTGTTCTGCCCCCAGCGTCCGGTGCAGCCTGTGCGCCGGGTTGCTACTCGGCCTTACGGCCGCCCTCTGGGCGGCGGTCCCGGCCGAACCGCTGCTGCGCTTCCCCGACGTGCGCGGCGACACCGTCGTGTTCGTCTGCGGCGAGGACATCTGGTCCGCGCCGGTCGCGGGCGGCACCGCCACCCGCCTGACCATTCACGACGGCGAGGAGCGCCACCCCAAGCTCTCGCCCGACGGGACACGGATCGCCTTCACCGGCGACTACGACGGCAATGCCGATGTCTATGTGATGGACGTGCACGGCGGCGGGATCACCCGGGTCACCTGGCACCCGGGCGACGACGAGGTGGTGGGCTGGCATCCCACGGCCGACAAGATCCTGTTCAAGTCGATGCGGGACAGCTTCAACCGTTTCGAGAAGCTGTTCCTGGTGTCACCCGACGGTACAGGCCTGGAGCCGCTCCCCCTGCATGAGGCGGCCTATGGCAGCTATTCGCCCGACGGCCGGCAGATCGCCTACAACCGCATCAGCGTCGAGACGCGCACCTGGAAGCGGTACCGCGGCGGGCTGGCTCCGGACGTCTACATCTACGATTTCGCCTCGAAGCAGGACCGGAAGATCACTGACTTTCCCGGCGGCGACCGGATGCCCATGTGGCACGGCGGCACCATCTACTACACCGCCGACAGCGACGGCGTGCTGAACATTTACGGCTACAACGTCGCCACGGGAAAGACGGAGCAGCTCACCCGCCACCGGGAGCACGACGTCCGCCGGCCGAGCCTCGGCGACGGCCGGATCGCCTACGAGGTGGGCGGGACCGTCTGGCTGCTGGATCTGGCCAGCCGCCAGTCCCGCGCCCTCCCCATCGCCGTGCGCGCCGATGCGCCGGAAACCCGGCCGTACCTGGCCGGAGTGGCCGACCGGCTCACCCACTTCGACGTGTCTCCGTCCGGCGCCCGGGTGCTCGCCACCGCCCGCGGCCACCTCTTCAGCCTGCCGCGCAAGGACGGCGCCACGCGGCTGGTAGCCGGCGCCAGCGGCGCCCGGATCCGCGAGGGGGTCTGGTCGCCCGACGGCCGGCAGATTGCCTACATCTCCGACGCCGGCGGCGAATACAACATCTACCTGGCGGCAGTCGGCGGCGGCGCCGACCCGGTCCAGCTGACCCGCGCGAAGGACGGCTATCGGCACACGCTGCGCTGGTCGCCCGACGGAAAGAAAATCGCCTTCGCCGACCAGACGCTGGCCTGCTATGTCCTCGACGTGGCGAGCGGCGCCGTGACCCGCGTCGACAAGGCCGACTACGAGCCCATGGACGTGTCGCTGAACGTCAAGCCCATCTCCGACTACGCCTGGTCGCCCGACAGCGCGTATCTCGCCTACTCCAAGATGGAAGCCGACCTCGTGTCGAAGGTGTTCGTTTACTCGCTCCAGGAGAAACGCTCCCGCTGCGTCAGCAACGGTCTGTTCAACGATTTCGGCCCGGTGTTCTCTCGCGATGGGAAGCACCTGTTCTTCATCTCCAACCGCCGGTTCGATCCCACCTTCTGCGACTTCGAGTGGGAGATGGTCTACAAGCAGGCGGCCGGGATCTACTGCCTGACACTCAGCCGCGACGGCGCGGCGCGCTTTCCGCTTGCGAGCGACGAGGAGACCGGCGCGCCGGCCGCGCCGCCGACTGCACCGCCAGCCGCCGCCGCGGTTCCGCCCAGCGTCGTCATCGATTTCGACGGCCTGGCCGAGCGGATCGAGGCCGTTCCGCTGCCGCGAGGTAACTACCGCCAGCTGACCGTCGGCGAGGGCGCGCTCTACTACCTCAACGCCGCCGCCGGCGACTTCAACCGGTTCGAGTACCGCGGTCCCGAGGCCCGCAGCCTGTATGCCTTCGCGTTTGACACCCGCAAGGAGCATCGCCTGCTCGAGGGGGTGGACGATTACCGGCTCTCCGGCGACGGCAAGTGGATCGTCTGCCGGAAGGGGACCGGGCTGACCGCGCTGGAGCTCAAGGGGCCGGAACCGAAGGCGCAGGAGCTGTCCCTGGCCGACCTGAAGCTTTGGATCGACCCGCGGGCCGAATGGCGGCAGATCTTCAACGAGTCGTGGCGGATGGAGCGCGACTTCTTCTACGAGCCGGGCATGCACGGGCTCGACTGGCCCGCCATGCACGCGCGCTATCGGATGCTCCTGGAGCGGGCCACCTGCCGCCAGGACGTGGTGTACATCCTCGGCGAGCTCATCGGCGAGCTCAACGCGTCGCACACCTACGTGGGCGGCGGCGCCCAGCAGCGCAAGGCCGAAGAGATCGCGGTGGGCCTGCTCGGGGCCGACTACGAGCTGGACGCGGCGAGCCAGCGCTACCGTTTTCGGAAGATCTGCCGCGTGCCCGACTGGACCGACGAGGTGCAGCCGCCCCTGGCCGCGGTGGGCGTCGGCGTGCGCGAAGGCGACTATCTCCTGGCCGTCAACGGCGTGGATGTCCGCGGCGACCGCGAGGTGTACGCGTACTTCCAGGACCTGGCCGGCAAGCAGGTGAAGATCCTGGTCAATGACAAACCGGACCGGGTCGGCGCCCGCGAGTACACCGTCAAGCCGCTGGCCTCGGAGCGGACCTTGCGCTACCTCGACTGGGTGAAGCACAACCGCCGGGTCGTGGCGGAGGCCTCGGGCGGCCGGATCGGCTACCTGCATCTGCCCGACACCTACACCGCTTCGGCGCGCGAATTCCCCAAGTACTTCTACGCCCAGACCCAGAAGGACGGGATTGTCGTCGACGGACGCTTCAACGGCGGCGGCCTCGATCCGGACATCTTCCTGCAGCGGCTGGGCAAGCGGGCGATCTCCTACTGGACCCGCCGCTACTCCAAAGACACGGCGACCCCGGCGGTCTGGACCCAGGCCCACCTCGTGTGCCTGACCAACCGGCAGGCCGGTTCGGGCGGCGACGAGCTGCCCCATGAGTTCCAGGTGGAAAAGATGGGGCCCGTCATCGGCACCCGGAGTTGGGGCGGACTGGTGGGCATTTCCATGACCATCGACCTGGTGGACGGCGGCTACCTGACGGCCCCCGACTACCGGATCTACGACCGCGACGGCAACTGGGTGGTGGAAAACGTCGGCGTGACCCCCGACATCGAAGTGGACCTGGATCCCGCCGAGATGGCCCGCGGCTACGACGCCCAGCTCATGAAGGGCGTCGAAGTGCTTCTGAAGAAAATCGAAGCGGAGCCCCGGACCTGGCCGAAACATCCGCCGTACCCGCGGCAGAAGTTCTGA